A stretch of Miscanthus floridulus cultivar M001 chromosome 13, ASM1932011v1, whole genome shotgun sequence DNA encodes these proteins:
- the LOC136500959 gene encoding large ribosomal subunit protein eL34-like encodes MVQRLTYRKRHSYATKSNQTRVVKTPGGRLVYQYTKKRASGPKCPVTGKKIQGIPHLRPAEYKRSRLSRNRRTVNRPYGGVLSGTAVRERIIRAFLVEEQKIVKKVLKIQKTKDKASKS; translated from the exons ATGGTGCAGCGGCTCACCTACCGGAAGCGGCACAGCTACGCCACCAAGTCCAACCAGACCCGCGTCGTCAAGACCCCCG GCGGGAGGCTTGTGTACCAGTACACCAAGAAGCGCGCGAGCGGACCGAAGTGCCCCGTCACCGGGAAGAAGATCCAAGGA ATTCCACACCTGAGACCTGCTGAGTACAAGAGGTCCAGATTGTCAAGGAACCGCAGGACTGTGAACCGTCCATATGGTGGAGTTCTGTCTGGTACTGCAGTTAGAGAGAG GATCATCCGTGCCTTTTTGGTCGAGGAGCAGAAGATCGTGAAGAAGGTGTTGAAGATCCAAAAGACCAAGGACAAGGCCTCCAAGAGCTAG